In Vitis vinifera cultivar Pinot Noir 40024 chromosome 4, ASM3070453v1, the genomic window TTGTGTATAATGGGCCCTGAGAAACTGTTCTTGTGCAGTGTTTTTTCTAATGATTTTTACTTACTGAATCTTTGATGATAAGGAACTGGGAAATTGACGTTTTTAACATATGGGTTGAGAGACCAgtaattagaaagaaaaaaaaatggaaagctCATCAAGATAATGTATCATTACTCTGAACATTTGGAGAATGTAGCATTGCTGCATTGCTATGAGGGTCATAGTTATATGATCTCACTTGTGATTGAACTTGTTGTTTGCAGTGAGGCTGAGATATATTTATTTGGAGGTTGCGTCACATCTTGGAAAGCTGCAAGTGGCAAGGACCTCCTCTTTGTTCGCCCGGATGCTGTATTTAATGGGCAGAAACCTATCAGGTTTTGTTGTCACTGACAACTCATTACTTGCATCTCTGGAAATGATGTTTGAGCTATAGATGATTCAtgggtttaatttttaaaatttcaccttgttttgtatttatttattttagttcttGTGGTAGTGGAAGTTCTCTTGTTCAAGCTGGAGTTGTAAACTCTCTTAGATGGAGTTAtgataactaaaaaaattttgagttttgcTTCTTCCGGTGCTCGTGGATCCAATTTTGCTCTCTTTGGTTGTGTACTTTGATATTTTGGTTATCTTAAAACATATACTGATTATATCTCTGTTGACAGTGGAGGAATTCCACATTGTTTCCCACAGTTTGGACCTGGCCCAATGCAGCAGGTAGGGTCCTCCATCACTGTTCCTTTCGCTAGTAATAGCCTTCATTCATCCACTTGTTTCCAGCCGTTAGGAGTTAATTGTGTAGCTCATGAGCTGTCAACTACATCATTTTGAGTGGCTGCATAATAATGTCACCCACCAGCTATGCCTTATGGTGATGCTGCAATCAACGCTTCACCCTAAGTGAGTGCCTTTAGTATATATCCTGGAGGGTCATAATGGAATGTCATGGATCTTCTACATGGATGGTTTGGCCAAAAGCATAATGGTTAATGTGGTATGCTTGTATTGAATCTAGTGACTAGTAAGCTTGTTCCCACCATTGAGAAATCCTATCTTTTGCAAGTTGTGACAGCATGGTATACCTGTACTGCTAATGGTAGACCTTCAAGTCTTATGAAAAAGTCATTCAAGTATTCTTGGTGAAAATTATTAACACTTGCATGTgtcttgttttttagttttatttcttattatcaTTTTGTTGCTTTCAGTATTTGATTCTAGTATCTGATGCTTTTGTGGTTTACAGCATGGTTTTGCAAGGAATATGAATTGGTCTGCTGTTGATTCTGAAAATGTGGAAGGAAATCCTGTTGTAACTCTAGAGTTAAAGGATGGTCCTTACAGTCGTTCCATGTGGGATTTCAGCTTTCGAGCTTTGTATAAGGTCAGATAGTTGTTTAATTACCTCTATGGGAAAAGAGTTCAGCTAGCTGACTCTTGAAGATTCCCTTGGTGTATAATACCCACATTAAGGTTACATGACAAAGGACCACATAACTTGTAGCTTTGGTGTCACCTTGCCCTATGATAGTATTCTAGATTTCCATGTGTAATATTGCATTTTTTGCATCATATCTTATGGCTTGTTTGCATATGCAGGTTATCCTGAACAAAAACAGCCTGTCCACAGAATTGGTAATCACAAATACAGACAAGAagccattttcatttagtactGCCTTGCACACATACTTCAGTGTAAGTGCCAGAGTTCCATGCTCAGGATCCAAATACTATGCTTTATCTGACTATATTGAGCTTTCTAATTTTCCATCCTTGGTGGTATTAATGAAACTTCTTGTAGTTGGACCACTATTCTGGAATTTCAAATTATGTAGCGATTTAAATAATTCAGAAATCAGGGTATAATTGGAAAAGATGCTTTCTGATGGGGAGATTTTGGGAGAATGAATGCTAtgcataaaagaaaaggaacatATGTTGACATTCACAAATGGTAACTGAATGGTTCTTGGTTTGACAGATAATTTGGAATTCCATGCAGTTTCACTGCATTCAGTATAATTCTAATCATACCTCAGTCAATTGGGTTACAGATGCTTATGAAAATCAGGGTAATTTAAAATGCAGGCTTCAGCCACAGGAGCATCAGTGAAAGGCCTGAAAGGTTGCAAAACACTGAACAAAGATCTAGATCCTACTAATCCGTTGGAGGGTAAGGAGGAAAGGTTTGTATTAAGGAATTCGAGGCTTTCATTAGTTATGTCCATTTGAAACTAAAGAATCTCACAATTCATTGAATGATGCACTGGGATTTTATATGTTGTAAAATTATCTTATCCAAATCCCAATCTCCAGCTTTAAATATAAAGGGATGGATAATTGCATGTGTTGCTTAAACACGCATACGCATAAAATAACTATGATGTTGCAGCAATCTCTTTCTGAATCTGTGGCAGAAACTGATCCATGCTCTGAATTGGTTAACATTTCAGGGACGTAGTAACTTTTCCTGGATTTGTGGACTGCATTTACCTTGATGCCCCTAATGCGTTGCACCTTGATAACGGCTTGGGTGATATCATAACTGTCAAGAATACCAAGTATGTCAAATGGAAACCTAATTTGAAGCTCTGATCTGATTAACTAGGATTTCTGAATTTCACTCTTTTGGCTCTCATATCATTCTTACCCATGCAGTTGGTCAGACACAGTTTTGTGGAACCCATATCTGCAGATGGAAGCATGCTATAGAGATTTTGTCTGTGTTGAAAATGCTAAGGTATTAAACTATCCATGTGCTTC contains:
- the LOC100266694 gene encoding putative glucose-6-phosphate 1-epimerase — encoded protein: MATLSMVPTSTLLASSNLGRVNRYSGMAFASSVKEVKGEGNLPKLVLTSTHGSEAEIYLFGGCVTSWKAASGKDLLFVRPDAVFNGQKPISGGIPHCFPQFGPGPMQQHGFARNMNWSAVDSENVEGNPVVTLELKDGPYSRSMWDFSFRALYKVILNKNSLSTELVITNTDKKPFSFSTALHTYFSASATGASVKGLKGCKTLNKDLDPTNPLEGKEERDVVTFPGFVDCIYLDAPNALHLDNGLGDIITVKNTNWSDTVLWNPYLQMEACYRDFVCVENAKIGKVQLEPEQSWSAIQHLSID